A single Brevundimonas sp. M20 DNA region contains:
- a CDS encoding 50S ribosomal protein L25/general stress protein Ctc: protein MAEIILNVDVRDGVGTGGARAARRAGMVPGILYGGDKAPVAISVNEKDFRKSLYTGKLLGHLVTLKYGEETQPVIARDVQFDPVSDRPLHFDLMRVDEKQTIKIEVPVHFINEDQCKAFRQGGSLEIVRHSVEISVRADHIPEDLVVDLAGHKLGDTIRFSDIKVPKGVEPTITDRDFVIASIKSSSAAKAADEIEEAIAEEQAAVEAAADDVPATEQSDEGEKTEG from the coding sequence ATGGCCGAGATCATCCTGAACGTGGACGTCCGCGACGGCGTCGGCACCGGCGGCGCCCGCGCCGCCCGTCGCGCCGGCATGGTGCCCGGCATCCTGTACGGCGGCGACAAGGCCCCCGTCGCCATTTCGGTGAACGAGAAGGACTTCCGCAAGTCGCTCTACACCGGCAAGCTGCTGGGCCATCTGGTGACCCTGAAGTACGGCGAAGAGACCCAGCCGGTCATCGCCCGCGACGTGCAGTTCGACCCGGTGTCGGATCGCCCGCTGCACTTCGACCTGATGCGCGTCGACGAGAAGCAGACCATCAAGATTGAAGTGCCGGTGCACTTCATCAACGAAGACCAGTGCAAGGCCTTCCGTCAGGGCGGTTCGCTGGAAATCGTCCGTCACTCGGTCGAAATCTCGGTCCGCGCCGACCACATCCCGGAAGACCTGGTGGTCGATCTGGCCGGTCACAAGCTGGGCGACACCATTCGCTTCTCGGACATCAAGGTTCCGAAGGGCGTCGAGCCGACCATCACCGACCGTGACTTCGTGATCGCCTCCATCAAGTCGTCCTCGGCCGCCAAGGCCGCCGACGAGATCGAGGAAGCCATCGCCGAGGAACAAGCCGCCGTCGAAGCCGCCGCGGACGACGTTCCGGCCACCGAGCAATCGGACGAAGGCGAAAAGACCGAAGGCTAA